Sequence from the Vibrio alfacsensis genome:
AAGAAGTTGATGTTCAGAAACTCTGAAAGGCAGGTAATCTATTAATACGGTCCGATAAGCAGGGGTTACATTCATGATGCACGTATTGAACGTGTCGTTTATCTGATGCGCAAGCTCACCAACATGCTCAATCGATACACTTTCATCAAACCGAACGAAAATACTGCATTCAGAGATAAGTGAGATAGAAAACTGCTCTTGTTTCATTAACTTCCCCCGGTATATAAGTTCCTACGAATACTTTGAATTAGCGCAATTGCGTCATCATTATCTCCGTGCACACAAATAGTATCAGCTTCTAGAAGAATGTACTTACCAGAGGCTGTTTTGACTCGCCCAGATTCAGCAAGCATTTTTACTTGCTCCAAAATAGCATGTTCACTGCTTAGTACAGCATTAGGCTGGCCTCTAGGCGTTAATAAGCCATCATCCTGATACAGACGATCTGCGAATGCTTCAAATAACAGAGGGACATCAAAGTCATCTGCGATTTCTAAATATTTATCGTTTTCTTGAGAAGCAAGAATCATTAACGGAACTTTAAACAGAGCAACCGCTTTAACCACCGCACGAAAAACCGAGTCATTCATCATCATGTCGTTGTACAACGCACCATGAGGTTTTACATAGCCAATATCGGTATATTGAGCGCGACAAAGTGCCTGTAAAGCCCCAACTTGATAGATGATCATATTGGTTATGTCATCGTTGTTCATCTTAATGCTTCGACGCCCGAATCCTTGTAAATCAGGGTAGCTTGGGTGAGCACCAATTTCGACGTCATTTTGGTTTGCTAACGCAATCGTATCGTGCATAACATGAGGATCGGATGCATGAAATCCACATGCAATGTTGGCCATGTCGATATATGGTATGACCTTGTCGTCCGCGCCCATTTTCCAAGCACCAAAGCTTTCGCCCATATCGCAATTCAATGTTAG
This genomic interval carries:
- a CDS encoding 5-oxoprolinase subunit PxpA; translated protein: MPLNKQQLTLNCDMGESFGAWKMGADDKVIPYIDMANIACGFHASDPHVMHDTIALANQNDVEIGAHPSYPDLQGFGRRSIKMNNDDITNMIIYQVGALQALCRAQYTDIGYVKPHGALYNDMMMNDSVFRAVVKAVALFKVPLMILASQENDKYLEIADDFDVPLLFEAFADRLYQDDGLLTPRGQPNAVLSSEHAILEQVKMLAESGRVKTASGKYILLEADTICVHGDNDDAIALIQSIRRNLYTGGS